A window of Asterias rubens chromosome 22, eAstRub1.3, whole genome shotgun sequence contains these coding sequences:
- the LOC117305090 gene encoding DNA-binding protein RFX6-like, with translation MPSHEEDGHQTGHIDNDGEQTQTGQTQLQDTLKWLNENYERAEGICLPRCVLYTHYLDLCKKRLFTPAGAATFGKIIRQMFPKLTTRRLGTRGQSKYHYYGIGIKKTSIYYHSVYSGKGLTRFSETKVITEGSARKFSLSSKSGTLLPDFLKAGNLIIEEENSSEKVETFLLMYQTHCQRILDTVVSSNFEEIQNFLLHFWQGMPKHMQPLLSCDVIIDVIALCDSVLYKVLIDVLIPSKIQDIPEGLRIDILTFAKKFPVWLDSSLDQMSKKLRLRKMKVLSSFVRSLRRQVSFVHLAQTARGVLLNHEAVNQMTRDLVELNLSENFSYKDMSQSVNNIAEAVLREFESLLSKQAPLEAFVEWIDSLIDRFVLKDDKLSEYSDRSASFMLKWTFFTSKIVRDLTLKSAVSFGSLHVVHMMLTEYTFLVIESQHDKQTHENMVNVVQRNMKQTEEISTKSTIRSSIQRPSNASANGAKNKRRKLSTKTETSPSKTDPSTLIGDTQPKFTEDTNINTQHDVNNTSLLEQYSESYQANTLDQVNSCTFRPFCQKKNLQPVNSNMPYNDNEPQIGYPSVYGNYPLHSTLVDPSYNSRQQYHHHFPVTYPKCTLASEEGPDYSVYTTKRYELPGTGQHPGYLPHGQLDGCYMNFRPNDSLEDIHRHTYLRFNSSYNDMIGYQPRHIMAPSWLHPSSDGCFQEPTLSTVENEATNSSSAGGSSNSRFMEIVHSGRDQAASYETPVDYDMSKLCPGNP, from the exons ATGCCAAGCCATGAAGAAGATGGACACCAGACGGGACATATTGATAATGATGGTGAACAAACCCAGACTGGACAGACCCAACTCCAAGACACACTCAAATG GTTGAACGAGAACTACGAGAGGGCAGAGGGTATATGTCTACCAAGATGTGTATTATACACGCATTATCTAGACTTGTGCAAAAAGAGGTTGTTTACTCCAGCTGGGGCAGCCACATTCGGAAAG ATTATTCGCCAGATGTTTCCGAAGCTGACTACACGACGACTTGGAACACGAGGCCAATCGAA GTACCATTATTATGGCATCGGAATCAAGAAAACATCTATCTACTACCATTCAGTGTATTCTGGAAAGGGACTCACAAG ATTTTCAGAAACAAAAGTTATAACtgag GGGTCGGCTCGTAAATTTTCTCTGAGCTCCAAGTCTGGAACCCTACTTCCTGATTTTCTGAAGGCCGGAAATTTGATAATAGAAGAGGAAAACAGCTCCGAAAAG GTGGAAACATTTCTACTGATGTACCAAACCCATTGCCAGCGTATTTTAGACACCGTTGTGTCTTCAAACTTTGAAGAG ATCCAGAACTTCTTACTTCACTTCTGGCAAGGAATGCCGAAACATATGCAGCCACTTCTGTCATGTGACGTCATTATTGACGTCATTGCTTTATGTGATTCTGTTTTGTATAAA GTTCTTATAGATGTGTTAATACCATCAAAGATTCAGGATATACCAGAGGGATTGCGTATAGATATCTTAACATTTGCTAAGAAATTCCCCGTTTGGCTAGACAGCTCTTTGGATCAAATGAGCAAAAAACTTCGACTACGGAAAATGAAAG TGTTGTCGTCATTTGTAAGAAGTTTGCGTAGACAAGTTTCATTTGTTCATTTAGCACAG ACAGCTAGAGGTGTGCTGTTAAATCACGAAGCAGTCAATCAAATGACACGAGATCTCGTTGAACTGAACTTGAGCGAAAACTTCAGCTACAAAGATATGAGCCAATCAGTGAACAATATCGCTGAAGCAG tgcTACGAGAGTTTGAAAGTCTGTTGTCAAAGCAAGCTCCGTTGGAAGCATTTGTTGAATGGATTGATAGTCTTATTGACAGATTCGTATTGAAG GATGATAAACTATCCGAGTATTCTGACCGTTCTGCTTCCTTTATGCTGAAATGGACTTTCTTCACTTCGAAGATTGTCAGAGATTTGACCCTGAAAAGTGCTGTTAGTTTCG GATCACTGCACGTTGTCCACATGATGCTCACCGAGTATACGTTTTTGGTGATAGAAAGTCAACATGACAAACAAACCCACGAGAATATGGTGAATGTCGTACAAAGGAACATGAAACAAACAG AGGAAATCAGTACCAAATCAACGATCAGATCTTCTATACAGAGACCTTCTAATGCCTCAGCAAATGGTGCAAAAAACAAACGCAGGAAACTTTCTACTAAAACTG AAACAAGTCCTTCTAAAACGGACCCATCTACGCTCATTGGAGACACTCAGCCCAAGTTCACCGAGGACACCAACATTAACACACAGCATGATGTCAATAATACATCACTACTTGAACAGTACAGTGAATCATACCAAGCTAACACACTAGATCAGGTCAACAGTTGTACATTTCGGCCTTTTTGTCAGAAGAAGAATCTGCAGCCAGTAAACAGCAACATGCCATACAATGACAATGAGCCACAAATTGGATACCCATCTGTGTATGGGAATTACCCTCTTCATTCCACTCTGGTAGACCCATCCTACAATAGCAGACAACAATATCATCATCACTTCCCTGTTACATATCCCAAGTGCACCTTAGCTTCAGAAGAAGGTCCTGATTACTCTGTCTATACAACCAAAAGATATGAGCTTCCAGGCACAGGTCAACATCCGGGCTATTTACCTCACGGGCAATTAGACGGCTGTTACATGAACTTCAGACCCAATGACTCCCTGGAGGATATACACCGGCATACTTACCTACGGTTTAATTCAAGTTATAATGATATGATAGGATATCAACCTCGACATATTATGGCTCCATCATGGCTCCATCCTAGCTCTGATGGATGTTTCCAAG AACCCACACTATCTACAGTTGAAAATGAAGCCACAAACAGTAGCTCTGCTGGAGGGAGTAGCAATTCTCGTTTTATGGAAATAGTTCATAGTGGAAGAGACCAAGCCGCTTCTTATGAGACACCTGTTGATTATGACATGAGTAAACTATGCCCCGGTAACCCTTG